In Maridesulfovibrio sp., a single genomic region encodes these proteins:
- the atpF gene encoding F0F1 ATP synthase subunit B, producing the protein MKRKNMIMATAALTVLLAAGAAYASGGEGHHEIPWANFGWRVLNLILVLGVLYKFAGDKIAGLFKGRQAGIKQELNDLQDRKEAAEKKLRDVEASIANLEQEKDSILSEARTQGEAMKAAIIQKAEQTAEQIKAQAKVSAEQEVNVALDEMRAEMADKVIEAAEKIVKSKLTKAQHENLVDEYLTKVVLN; encoded by the coding sequence TTGAAGCGGAAAAACATGATCATGGCAACAGCCGCTCTTACCGTACTGCTTGCTGCAGGCGCAGCCTATGCAAGCGGCGGGGAAGGGCATCACGAGATTCCCTGGGCAAACTTCGGATGGCGTGTACTTAACTTGATTCTTGTTCTCGGTGTTCTCTACAAGTTTGCCGGTGATAAAATCGCCGGACTCTTCAAAGGACGCCAGGCAGGCATCAAACAGGAGCTTAATGATCTGCAGGACCGTAAGGAAGCAGCAGAGAAGAAGCTTCGCGATGTGGAAGCAAGTATAGCCAATCTGGAGCAGGAAAAGGATTCTATCCTTTCAGAAGCCAGGACTCAGGGCGAGGCCATGAAGGCAGCGATTATCCAGAAGGCAGAGCAGACTGCTGAGCAGATCAAGGCACAGGCCAAGGTCTCCGCTGAGCAGGAAGTCAACGTTGCCCTCGACGAAATGCGTGCAGAAATGGCTGATAAAGTCATCGAAGCCGCTGAGAAGATCGTCAAGAGCAAACTGACCAAGGCTCAGCATGAGAATCTTGTGGATGAATACTTAACAAAGGTGGTGCTCAATTGA
- the atpH gene encoding ATP synthase F1 subunit delta, whose amino-acid sequence MTGNIVSRRYAKALFSVGQKQGEKDLAAFGKALSELSQILEDSPEALRLFQNPVFSADEKKAVLEKLLEKTSAGPVVKNFCSLLADKGRLPVIPAIASDYAGMLDKVQGVVRGKLVTAIKLAVKRQGEIKARLEDQLGSKIELEFGVDKDILGGVVLQVGDKVLDASIRAQLQMMKEQIKRGV is encoded by the coding sequence TTGACCGGGAACATAGTCTCACGCAGATACGCCAAGGCGTTGTTCTCTGTTGGCCAGAAGCAGGGAGAAAAAGACCTCGCGGCGTTTGGTAAGGCACTGTCCGAGTTGTCCCAGATCCTGGAAGATTCCCCGGAGGCCCTGAGGCTCTTCCAGAATCCTGTTTTCAGCGCGGACGAGAAAAAGGCCGTGCTTGAAAAGTTGCTTGAGAAGACCTCGGCAGGACCTGTGGTGAAAAACTTTTGCAGCCTTTTGGCCGACAAGGGACGTCTTCCGGTTATTCCCGCTATCGCAAGCGATTATGCAGGAATGCTGGACAAGGTCCAGGGTGTCGTCCGAGGCAAGCTTGTGACTGCGATCAAACTTGCCGTAAAGCGGCAGGGAGAGATTAAGGCGCGTCTTGAAGACCAGCTCGGGAGCAAGATTGAACTCGAGTTCGGTGTGGACAAGGACATCCTCGGCGGTGTCGTCCTCCAGGTCGGAGACAAAGTTCTTGACGCCAGCATTCGCGCACAGCTGCAAATGATGAAAGAACAGATTAAAAGGGGTGTATAG
- the atpA gene encoding F0F1 ATP synthase subunit alpha produces the protein MQIKAEEISKIIEDQIQNYESKVEMSETGTVLYVGDGIARVHGVENAMAMELLEFPGGLMGMVLNLEEDNVGVALLGDDTELKEGDPVKRTGKLFSVPVGPAVMGRVVNPLGQPIDGLGPIEAEEERPVELKAPGIIARKSVHEPMYTGLKAIDAMTPIGRGQRELVIGDRQVGKTAICVDAILAQKDSGIHCFYVAIGQKKASVALVADILRKHGAMEYTTIISATASEPAPLQFISAYTGATMAEYYRDGGNHALIAYDDLSKQAVAYRQMSLLLRRPPGREAYPGDVFYLHSRLLERSCKVNDSLGAGSLTALPIIETQAGDVSAYIPTNVISITDGQVYLEPNLFNSGIRPAINVGLSVSRVGGAAQIKAMKQVAGTLRLDLAQYRELAAFAAFGSDLDKATQQKLNRGARMVELLKQPQYKPMNVMQQVISLYAGTRGYMDEVPVTAVRKFEDDLQEFIANAKPEILEGIKAKGALDADLEGQLKAALEEFKKGFTA, from the coding sequence ATGCAGATTAAAGCGGAAGAAATCAGCAAAATCATTGAAGATCAGATTCAAAATTATGAGTCTAAGGTCGAGATGAGCGAAACAGGTACCGTGCTCTACGTTGGTGACGGTATCGCTCGTGTTCATGGTGTTGAGAACGCAATGGCTATGGAACTCCTCGAGTTCCCCGGCGGCCTGATGGGCATGGTTCTCAACCTCGAAGAAGATAACGTCGGTGTCGCACTTCTCGGTGACGATACCGAACTTAAAGAAGGCGATCCGGTAAAACGTACCGGCAAGCTCTTCTCCGTTCCCGTCGGTCCCGCAGTTATGGGCCGCGTTGTTAACCCTCTTGGTCAGCCCATTGACGGTCTCGGACCCATTGAGGCTGAAGAAGAGCGTCCCGTTGAGCTCAAGGCTCCCGGTATCATCGCCCGTAAGTCCGTACATGAACCCATGTACACCGGTCTCAAGGCTATCGACGCCATGACCCCCATCGGACGCGGACAGCGCGAACTCGTTATCGGTGACCGTCAGGTTGGTAAGACCGCTATCTGCGTCGACGCCATCCTCGCTCAGAAAGACTCCGGCATCCACTGCTTCTACGTTGCTATCGGTCAGAAAAAGGCTTCCGTTGCTCTGGTTGCCGACATTCTCCGCAAGCACGGTGCAATGGAATACACCACCATCATCTCCGCCACCGCTTCCGAGCCCGCACCTCTGCAGTTCATCTCTGCATACACCGGTGCAACCATGGCGGAATACTATCGTGACGGCGGCAACCACGCCCTCATCGCATACGATGACCTTTCCAAACAGGCTGTTGCCTACAGACAGATGTCTCTGCTGCTCCGTCGTCCTCCGGGACGTGAAGCATACCCCGGTGACGTTTTCTACCTGCACTCACGCCTTCTTGAGCGTTCCTGCAAAGTAAACGATTCCCTGGGCGCAGGCTCTCTGACCGCACTGCCCATCATTGAAACCCAGGCCGGTGACGTATCCGCATACATCCCGACCAACGTTATCTCCATCACCGATGGTCAGGTTTACCTTGAGCCCAACCTCTTCAACTCCGGTATTCGTCCCGCGATCAACGTTGGTCTCTCCGTTTCCCGTGTTGGTGGTGCCGCTCAGATTAAAGCCATGAAGCAGGTTGCCGGTACTCTGCGTCTTGACCTCGCTCAGTATCGCGAACTGGCCGCTTTCGCAGCTTTCGGTTCCGACCTCGATAAGGCCACCCAGCAGAAGCTGAACCGCGGTGCCCGCATGGTTGAGCTTCTCAAGCAGCCTCAGTACAAGCCCATGAACGTTATGCAGCAGGTTATCTCCCTGTACGCCGGAACCCGCGGCTACATGGACGAAGTTCCTGTTACTGCAGTTCGTAAGTTCGAAGATGATCTTCAGGAATTCATCGCGAATGCCAAGCCTGAAATTCTGGAAGGAATCAAGGCCAAAGGCGCTCTTGATGCAGATCTCGAAGGACAGCTGAAGGCCGCTCTCGAAGAGTTCAAAAAAGGTTTCACAGCTTAA
- a CDS encoding F0F1 ATP synthase subunit gamma has translation MASLRDVQNQIVSIKKTKQITKAMNMVASAKLRGAQGRIERFRPYADKFYEMLGDLAAGADSSVHPLLEVHEEIKTVGIVLTTSDRGLCGSFNTNMINKALKLAAEKQAEGKTVKFYCVGKKGRDAVKKSEYEIVESYADDMSSFDFTLASSVGNKIIDAYLAEELDEVYLIFGKFVSVGIQEATSMALLPISSEEQEGEESGSSAEYIYEPSVEGLLAELLPRFVNVQVYRGLLDTSCSEHAARMTAMDNASRACDDMTETLTLLYNKTRQAAITSDLMDIVGGAEALKG, from the coding sequence ATGGCTTCTCTTAGGGATGTCCAGAATCAGATAGTCAGTATTAAAAAGACTAAGCAGATCACCAAAGCCATGAACATGGTCGCATCCGCGAAACTTCGCGGTGCACAGGGTCGTATCGAAAGGTTCCGCCCCTATGCCGACAAGTTCTATGAAATGCTTGGTGACCTTGCAGCGGGTGCCGACTCCAGTGTCCATCCTCTGCTTGAAGTCCACGAAGAGATCAAGACCGTAGGCATCGTGCTTACTACTTCTGATCGCGGACTTTGCGGCAGCTTCAATACTAACATGATAAATAAGGCCCTTAAACTGGCCGCGGAAAAACAGGCCGAAGGTAAGACCGTCAAGTTCTACTGCGTCGGTAAGAAAGGTCGCGACGCTGTCAAGAAAAGCGAATACGAAATAGTTGAATCCTATGCGGATGATATGAGTTCGTTCGACTTTACCCTTGCCAGTTCCGTCGGTAACAAAATTATCGACGCCTACCTTGCTGAAGAACTGGACGAGGTTTATCTCATCTTCGGAAAATTCGTAAGTGTCGGCATACAGGAAGCCACTTCCATGGCTCTTCTGCCCATCTCTTCTGAAGAGCAGGAAGGCGAGGAATCCGGATCTTCCGCCGAATACATCTACGAACCTTCCGTTGAAGGTCTTCTCGCAGAGCTTCTGCCCCGTTTTGTAAATGTTCAGGTTTATCGCGGACTGCTGGATACGTCCTGCAGTGAACATGCCGCTCGTATGACTGCGATGGATAACGCATCGCGCGCATGTGACGACATGACCGAAACTCTGACCTTACTTTACAACAAGACCAGGCAGGCAGCTATTACTTCGGATCTTATGGACATTGTCGGCGGCGCTGAAGCGCTGAAAGGATAA
- the atpD gene encoding F0F1 ATP synthase subunit beta: protein MSKIIGKIVQVIGAVVDVEFPEGQLPNILTAVEIDNPNNSDAPDLVCEVAQHLGDNVVRTIAMDATEGLVRGMDVVATGKAISVPVGEGVLGRILNVVGRPVDELGPIDAKDELPIHRPAPEFTEQSTTVELLETGIKVVDLLVPFPKGGKMGLFGGAGVGKTVILMEMINNIAKQHGGKSCFAGVGERTREGNDLYHEMKDAGVLEKSALVYGQMNEPPGARARVALTALTIAEYFRDVEGEDVLLFIDNIFRFTQAGSEVSALLGRMPSAVGYQPTLGTDLGGLQERITSTNKGSITSVQAVYVPADDLTDPAPATTFSHLDGTLVLSRQIAELGIYPAVDPLDSTSRILDPNTLGAEHYTTAREVQMVLQKYKDLQDIIAILGMDELSDEDKLTVARARRIQRFLSQPFHVAEVFTGTPGVYVKLEDTVKGFRGILDGKYDDMAENSFYMVGGIDEAIEKEKNK, encoded by the coding sequence ATGAGTAAAATTATAGGCAAAATTGTTCAGGTTATCGGCGCGGTTGTCGACGTCGAATTTCCTGAAGGGCAATTGCCCAACATTCTGACTGCTGTCGAGATTGACAACCCGAACAACTCCGATGCACCGGATCTGGTGTGCGAAGTTGCACAGCATCTCGGTGACAACGTTGTTCGTACCATCGCCATGGACGCTACCGAAGGTCTCGTTCGCGGCATGGACGTTGTAGCAACCGGTAAAGCTATTTCCGTACCCGTTGGGGAAGGCGTTCTCGGACGTATTCTCAACGTTGTCGGTCGTCCCGTTGATGAACTGGGACCCATCGATGCAAAGGATGAGCTTCCCATTCACCGTCCCGCTCCTGAATTCACCGAGCAGTCCACCACTGTTGAACTGCTTGAAACCGGCATCAAGGTTGTTGACCTTCTCGTCCCCTTCCCCAAGGGCGGCAAGATGGGCCTCTTCGGCGGCGCAGGTGTTGGTAAAACCGTTATTCTGATGGAAATGATCAACAACATCGCCAAGCAGCACGGTGGTAAGTCCTGCTTCGCAGGTGTTGGTGAGCGTACCCGTGAAGGTAACGACCTCTACCACGAAATGAAAGACGCCGGCGTTCTGGAGAAATCCGCGCTCGTGTACGGCCAGATGAACGAGCCTCCGGGAGCACGTGCACGTGTTGCTCTGACCGCTCTGACCATCGCTGAATACTTCCGTGATGTAGAAGGTGAAGACGTACTTCTCTTCATCGACAACATCTTCCGTTTCACCCAGGCCGGTTCCGAGGTGTCCGCACTTCTGGGACGTATGCCTTCCGCTGTTGGTTACCAGCCTACTCTGGGTACCGACCTCGGTGGTCTCCAGGAACGTATTACCTCCACCAACAAAGGTTCCATTACCTCTGTTCAGGCTGTTTACGTACCTGCTGATGACCTTACCGACCCCGCACCGGCAACTACCTTCTCTCACCTTGACGGTACTCTCGTTCTTTCCCGTCAGATTGCAGAGCTTGGTATTTACCCTGCTGTTGACCCGCTTGACTCCACTTCCCGTATTCTCGACCCCAACACCCTTGGTGCCGAGCATTACACCACTGCTCGTGAAGTTCAGATGGTTCTGCAGAAATATAAAGACCTTCAGGACATCATCGCCATTCTCGGTATGGACGAACTGTCCGATGAAGATAAACTTACCGTTGCACGCGCTCGTCGCATCCAGCGTTTCCTTTCCCAGCCCTTCCACGTTGCTGAAGTATTCACCGGTACCCCCGGCGTTTACGTAAAGCTCGAAGATACTGTTAAGGGCTTCCGTGGAATCCTCGACGGCAAGTACGACGATATGGCTGAAAACTCTTTCTACATGGTAGGCGGAATCGACGAAGCCATTGAAAAAGAGAAAAACAAATAG
- a CDS encoding F0F1 ATP synthase subunit epsilon — protein sequence MASKLLLEIVTPDRKVLSQEVDYVGAPGIEGEFGIMANHIPFLSALGVGNLYFKDGAKTHYIFVSGGFAEVGNNKVTILAEVAEKAVEIDIARAQKAQEKAKARLAKAQDRIEAARAQAALQRAIARLSCKDAAQKAGTTTH from the coding sequence ATGGCTAGTAAGCTCCTTTTGGAAATCGTTACTCCTGATCGCAAGGTCCTTTCTCAGGAAGTCGACTATGTCGGCGCCCCGGGAATTGAGGGTGAGTTTGGTATTATGGCCAACCATATACCCTTTCTTTCGGCTCTTGGCGTAGGCAACCTCTATTTTAAAGACGGTGCCAAAACTCACTATATCTTTGTTTCCGGCGGCTTCGCCGAAGTAGGAAACAATAAAGTGACCATCCTCGCCGAAGTTGCTGAAAAGGCCGTTGAGATCGACATCGCTCGGGCTCAGAAAGCTCAGGAAAAAGCGAAGGCTCGTTTGGCTAAAGCACAGGACCGCATTGAAGCCGCACGTGCGCAGGCAGCTCTCCAGAGAGCAATTGCCCGCCTCAGCTGTAAAGATGCAGCCCAGAAGGCCGGGACTACCACTCACTAG
- the glmU gene encoding bifunctional UDP-N-acetylglucosamine diphosphorylase/glucosamine-1-phosphate N-acetyltransferase GlmU, whose amino-acid sequence MGNSFACALVLAGGKGTRMHSDKPKVLKTLLGESMLFYVYEALRPSLGEDIFTIVGFGADSVETAFPDMKDRFVLQSEQLGTGHALQVGWDRVKSSGCEFCLVINGDTPLIGERDIARFLDALKNDPADVSFVTITPNAENQFGRVLRDAEGRVTAIVEVKDYNESVHGPSTGEVNAGIYCFRVSAVDRLLWNLTNENKGGEYYITDLVDLAVAGGMKVSAVNCGDSGDLMGINSPLELAMAESSLRERTALSLLESGVTLHSWESVVVGPGVKIEPGVEITGPCEIYGKTVIRRGAVIESHVRITDSCVSEGAIIKAYSHLQEAEVGQDCMVGPYGRLRPGAVMKAGSRVGNFVEMKKAVLGEGAKASHLTYLGDSEIGAGTNIGAGTITCNYDGINKHKTVIGEGAFIGSNTALVAPVTVGRGALIAAGSTITKNVKDGDLGVARSRQVNISRTSKKS is encoded by the coding sequence ATGGGAAATTCTTTTGCCTGTGCCCTGGTGCTGGCCGGAGGTAAAGGCACACGCATGCATTCTGACAAGCCCAAGGTCTTGAAGACCCTGCTTGGTGAGTCCATGCTTTTTTACGTATATGAGGCTTTGCGTCCATCGCTTGGAGAAGACATTTTTACGATTGTCGGGTTCGGAGCAGATTCTGTAGAGACCGCTTTCCCTGACATGAAGGACCGCTTTGTACTCCAGTCCGAGCAGCTTGGAACCGGGCATGCCCTGCAGGTCGGCTGGGACAGGGTCAAGTCGAGCGGGTGTGAGTTCTGCCTGGTGATCAATGGAGATACTCCGCTGATAGGAGAGAGGGACATTGCACGTTTTCTTGATGCCTTAAAAAACGATCCCGCGGACGTTTCTTTCGTCACTATAACTCCTAACGCGGAGAACCAGTTCGGACGTGTACTGCGCGATGCTGAAGGGCGGGTAACTGCGATTGTTGAAGTGAAAGATTACAACGAATCCGTCCACGGGCCCTCCACGGGCGAGGTCAATGCCGGAATCTATTGTTTCAGGGTGAGTGCAGTGGACCGGCTGCTCTGGAATCTGACCAACGAGAATAAAGGCGGCGAGTATTATATTACCGACCTTGTCGATCTTGCCGTGGCGGGCGGAATGAAAGTCTCTGCTGTTAATTGCGGTGATTCAGGTGATCTGATGGGCATAAACAGTCCTCTTGAACTTGCCATGGCTGAATCCTCCCTGCGTGAGCGGACGGCACTGAGTCTCCTTGAATCCGGTGTGACTCTGCATAGCTGGGAGTCGGTTGTTGTCGGTCCGGGAGTGAAAATCGAACCCGGGGTTGAGATAACCGGCCCTTGTGAAATTTACGGAAAAACTGTAATCCGCCGTGGGGCTGTTATCGAGTCGCATGTGCGCATTACGGACTCCTGTGTATCTGAAGGTGCGATTATAAAGGCGTACAGTCATCTGCAGGAGGCGGAAGTCGGGCAGGACTGCATGGTCGGTCCTTACGGAAGACTCCGCCCCGGAGCGGTAATGAAAGCCGGCTCCAGAGTAGGTAATTTTGTCGAAATGAAGAAAGCCGTGCTCGGTGAAGGAGCCAAGGCCAGTCACCTGACCTATCTTGGAGACAGTGAGATAGGCGCGGGAACAAACATCGGAGCCGGCACCATCACCTGCAACTATGATGGAATAAACAAGCACAAGACAGTCATCGGTGAAGGAGCATTCATAGGCAGCAATACCGCGCTGGTCGCCCCGGTGACCGTAGGGCGAGGCGCGCTGATAGCTGCCGGTTCGACCATCACCAAAAATGTTAAAGACGGAGACCTGGGCGTAGCAAGAAGCAGGCAGGTCAACATTTCCCGGACTTCCAAGAAGTCTTGA
- a CDS encoding cell division protein ZapA, which yields MPRYTLPVLGLEISFKTDADKERIEAAKDVLEERYSELARGGRDVSKEKLLTCLALSLADDYLEHSRKLETMEEKINALLEK from the coding sequence ATGCCCCGTTATACTCTGCCCGTTCTCGGACTTGAGATTTCATTCAAGACCGATGCGGATAAAGAACGAATAGAAGCCGCGAAAGATGTGCTCGAAGAGAGGTACAGCGAACTCGCACGGGGTGGCAGGGATGTGAGCAAGGAGAAGCTGCTTACATGTCTGGCCCTTAGTCTGGCCGATGACTATCTGGAACACAGTCGCAAACTCGAAACAATGGAAGAGAAAATTAACGCGCTGTTAGAGAAGTGA